A single region of the Thermoanaerobacterium aotearoense genome encodes:
- the groES gene encoding co-chaperone GroES translates to MRLKPLGDRVVVKVTEAEEVTKGGIVLPGTAKEKPQQGEVLAVGSGEYIDGKRVELEVKVGDKVIFSKYAGTEVKLDGEEYLLLRQSDILAVVE, encoded by the coding sequence ATGAGATTAAAACCACTTGGTGACAGAGTTGTAGTAAAGGTTACTGAAGCCGAAGAGGTAACAAAAGGCGGCATTGTATTGCCTGGCACTGCGAAAGAAAAACCTCAACAAGGTGAAGTACTTGCTGTCGGCTCTGGTGAATACATAGATGGAAAAAGAGTCGAGCTGGAAGTAAAAGTCGGAGACAAAGTAATATTCTCAAAATACGCTGGCACAGAAGTAAAACTTGATGGAGAAGAATATCTTCTCTTGAGGCAGAGCGATATATTAGCTGTAGTAGAATAA
- a CDS encoding S8 family peptidase, whose protein sequence is MDIISALILSSVIQSLYPKSKIDSRLLRKASIYRSECVSAIVYSNLPYDALKKKIESIGGTIKYELPIINGWAVNIPCNKLNIIAKNKGIKFIAEDSTVKTQLNIATQEIKSREANDHGYTGKGVTIAFLDTGIYPHPDFTKPKNRIIAFHDIVNGKKSPYDDNGHGTHVAGDAASSGYLSDGKYKGVAPEANIVSVKVLDSRGSGSTSDILSGMQWILDNKDKYNIRIVSLSIGETPSLPPFLDPLVKGVDRLWRSGLVVVVAAGNSGPSMNSITSPGNSMNVITVGAVDDKRTVDTSDDEIANFSGRGSAFLPKPDVVAPGVKIVSAASGNVPIGTDDNILLNKSYRTASGTSMATPIVAGAAALLLEKNPSLTNYQIKNILKSTTTNVDHYRYYSQGYGMINVEMALKKV, encoded by the coding sequence ATGGATATAATTTCTGCGCTGATTTTATCGAGTGTCATTCAAAGCCTTTATCCCAAAAGCAAAATAGATTCAAGGTTATTGAGAAAAGCTTCTATATATAGGAGTGAATGTGTTAGCGCTATTGTGTATTCCAATTTGCCATATGATGCGCTTAAAAAAAAGATAGAATCAATTGGAGGAACGATAAAATACGAACTGCCTATCATCAACGGTTGGGCTGTAAACATACCGTGCAATAAGCTGAACATCATCGCAAAAAATAAAGGCATAAAATTTATAGCTGAAGATTCAACTGTAAAAACACAGCTTAACATTGCCACACAGGAAATCAAATCAAGAGAGGCAAATGATCATGGATACACTGGTAAAGGCGTAACAATAGCTTTTTTAGACACAGGAATTTACCCTCATCCAGACTTCACTAAACCCAAAAACAGGATAATTGCATTTCACGACATTGTAAACGGAAAAAAAAGTCCATACGATGACAACGGCCACGGTACCCATGTGGCAGGCGATGCCGCATCCAGCGGTTATTTATCAGATGGCAAGTACAAAGGTGTAGCACCTGAAGCAAATATAGTATCAGTAAAAGTTTTGGATTCCAGAGGTAGCGGTTCAACATCAGATATACTGTCAGGTATGCAGTGGATACTTGACAACAAAGATAAATACAATATAAGAATTGTTTCACTTTCCATCGGTGAAACACCATCATTGCCTCCTTTTTTAGACCCTCTTGTCAAAGGAGTAGATAGGCTTTGGAGAAGTGGATTGGTTGTTGTAGTAGCGGCTGGCAATTCGGGGCCGTCTATGAATTCTATAACATCTCCGGGAAACAGCATGAATGTTATAACAGTTGGTGCAGTTGATGACAAAAGAACTGTTGACACTTCAGACGATGAGATTGCCAATTTCTCAGGAAGAGGATCCGCTTTCTTGCCAAAACCTGATGTAGTAGCACCTGGCGTAAAGATCGTTTCAGCCGCATCAGGAAATGTTCCAATAGGAACTGACGACAACATCCTTCTTAACAAATCATACAGAACGGCATCTGGTACATCAATGGCAACACCAATTGTAGCCGGAGCAGCAGCACTTCTTTTGGAAAAAAATCCTTCACTGACAAATTACCAAATAAAAAACATCTTAAAATCTACTACCACAAATGTAGACCACTACAGGTACTATTCACAAGGATATGGGATGATAAATGTAGAAATGGCATTAAAAAAAGTATGA
- a CDS encoding branched-chain amino acid ABC transporter permease, protein MKQILKNRLLIFLGLLVFYAIIQILLSTNILNDVLMGINVILAVSLNLINGFTGQFSLGHAGFMSIGAYTSAIITYKLGLPFPLALLVGGISAGIAGILIGIPSLRLKGDYLAITTLGFGEIIRVIFLNTEYVGGASGLSGIPKYTNWTWVFWIAVITVVLIKNFINSSYGRCCVAIREDETAAESMGINTTYYKTLAFTIGAFFAGIGGALYAHNFYIIQPETFNFMKSFDILTMVVLGGLGSITGSILSAIFLTFVYALLQDYAALRMVIYAILLIIVMLFRPEGLMGTKEFSLKKLFKKGEKSSEFTVN, encoded by the coding sequence TTGAAGCAGATATTGAAAAACAGATTACTTATATTCTTAGGGCTGTTAGTCTTTTACGCCATAATACAAATCTTGCTGTCTACAAACATATTAAACGACGTTCTCATGGGTATAAACGTAATACTTGCTGTAAGCCTTAACCTTATAAATGGATTTACTGGACAGTTCTCCTTAGGACACGCAGGATTCATGTCAATCGGTGCATACACATCAGCCATCATAACGTACAAATTAGGGCTTCCATTTCCATTGGCATTGTTAGTTGGAGGCATATCAGCAGGCATAGCAGGAATCTTGATAGGGATACCATCTCTAAGATTAAAAGGCGACTACCTCGCCATAACAACTCTTGGATTCGGAGAAATAATAAGGGTAATATTTTTAAACACCGAATACGTAGGCGGAGCCAGCGGCTTATCTGGAATACCGAAGTACACAAACTGGACATGGGTATTCTGGATAGCAGTCATAACTGTCGTCCTAATAAAAAACTTCATAAACTCCAGCTACGGCAGATGTTGTGTCGCAATCAGAGAAGATGAGACGGCAGCAGAATCGATGGGCATAAACACGACGTACTACAAGACATTGGCGTTCACAATAGGTGCATTCTTCGCAGGAATAGGCGGTGCCCTTTACGCCCACAACTTCTACATCATACAGCCGGAGACATTCAACTTCATGAAGTCATTCGATATATTGACGATGGTTGTATTAGGCGGACTTGGCAGCATAACAGGATCAATACTATCAGCAATTTTCCTGACTTTTGTATACGCACTCTTGCAAGATTACGCTGCACTAAGAATGGTCATATACGCCATCCTCTTAATCATCGTAATGCTATTTAGACCAGAAGGATTGATGGGTACAAAAGAATTTTCCCTCAAAAAACTATTCAAGAAAGGGGAGAAAAGCAGTGAGTTTACTGTCAATTAA
- a CDS encoding ABC transporter ATP-binding protein yields the protein MLEIKDLNVSYGMVNALKGIDLKVNDGEIVTIIGANGAGKSTTLMTISGILKPKKGYIKFDDVDITKKPAQNIVDMGICQVPEGRRIFANMTVMENLEMGAYLRKDKTVKNDMEKVFHLFPRLKERHKQIAGTLSGGEQQMLAIGRALMSKPKVLLLDEPSMGLAPIVVQDIFKTIKGINEDGTTILLVEQNAKMALSIADRAYVLETGNISLEGAASVLKDDERVKKSYLGG from the coding sequence ATGTTAGAGATAAAAGATCTAAACGTATCATACGGAATGGTAAACGCCCTAAAAGGCATAGACTTAAAAGTAAATGACGGAGAGATCGTTACGATAATAGGCGCAAATGGTGCAGGCAAAAGCACTACATTAATGACAATATCGGGCATATTGAAGCCAAAAAAAGGCTACATCAAATTCGACGATGTAGACATAACAAAAAAACCTGCTCAAAATATAGTCGATATGGGTATCTGCCAAGTGCCAGAGGGAAGAAGAATATTTGCCAACATGACTGTAATGGAAAACCTTGAGATGGGGGCATATCTTAGAAAAGACAAAACGGTAAAAAACGACATGGAAAAAGTATTTCACCTTTTTCCCCGTCTAAAAGAAAGGCATAAGCAGATTGCAGGCACTTTAAGCGGTGGTGAGCAGCAGATGCTGGCAATAGGGCGCGCATTGATGTCAAAGCCAAAAGTGCTTTTGCTAGACGAACCATCAATGGGGCTTGCGCCAATTGTAGTACAAGACATATTTAAGACCATAAAAGGCATCAATGAAGACGGAACCACCATCCTTCTGGTAGAGCAAAACGCAAAAATGGCTTTGTCCATTGCAGATAGAGCATACGTACTTGAAACAGGCAATATCTCCCTTGAAGGTGCTGCATCCGTCTTAAAAGACGATGAAAGGGTTAAAAAGTCGTATTTAGGAGGCTAA
- a CDS encoding ABC transporter substrate-binding protein — protein MKRYLFALAAFFIISFAVSGCQSKATSTGSTGKMITIGITQIVEHPALDSAREGFIKALKDNGYEEGKNVTYIKENAQGDMSTAETIAKKFVDKNVDLIFSIATPTTQAVKKATSTIPIVFTAVTDPVAAGLVKSLDNPGGNVTGTSDMEPINDQLKLIKDLVPDAKRIGIIYNAGEVNSTVQVKIAKDDAAKLGFSVKEATVSNSSEVSQAAQSLVGKVDAIWLPTDNTVASSVAAIIKVTNSAKIPVIAAEKGMVEGGSLATLGISYSDLGYQAGLMAIKILKGEKPANIKVETTKNLQLILNQKEADAIGFKIPDSIMKKAQEVIK, from the coding sequence ATGAAAAGGTATCTTTTTGCTTTGGCAGCTTTTTTTATAATATCTTTTGCTGTTTCTGGATGCCAGAGCAAGGCAACATCTACTGGTAGTACGGGAAAGATGATAACAATTGGCATCACCCAGATAGTTGAACATCCAGCACTTGACAGTGCCAGGGAAGGATTTATAAAAGCTTTGAAAGACAATGGGTACGAAGAAGGAAAGAATGTCACCTATATCAAGGAAAATGCTCAAGGTGATATGTCGACGGCTGAGACAATAGCCAAAAAGTTCGTTGATAAAAATGTCGATTTAATTTTTTCCATAGCGACGCCTACTACACAGGCAGTTAAAAAAGCTACTTCTACTATTCCAATCGTGTTTACCGCTGTTACAGATCCTGTCGCTGCTGGACTTGTAAAATCGTTGGATAACCCTGGCGGCAATGTGACAGGTACTTCTGATATGGAGCCGATAAACGATCAGTTAAAATTGATAAAGGACTTAGTTCCAGATGCTAAAAGAATAGGTATAATATACAATGCAGGTGAGGTTAACTCTACTGTTCAGGTGAAGATTGCGAAAGATGACGCAGCGAAATTAGGCTTTAGCGTAAAAGAAGCTACTGTATCAAATAGCAGCGAAGTCAGCCAAGCGGCACAATCTTTAGTAGGGAAAGTAGATGCTATATGGCTTCCGACAGACAACACTGTTGCTTCTTCTGTTGCAGCTATAATAAAGGTCACTAATTCAGCGAAGATACCTGTAATAGCAGCAGAAAAAGGGATGGTTGAAGGCGGCTCATTGGCTACGCTTGGCATAAGCTACAGCGATTTAGGCTATCAAGCAGGTTTGATGGCTATTAAGATTTTAAAGGGTGAAAAGCCTGCAAATATAAAAGTGGAAACTACCAAGAATCTGCAGCTTATACTAAACCAAAAAGAAGCAGATGCAATTGGGTTTAAAATACCGGATTCTATCATGAAGAAAGCACAAGAGGTCATCAAATAA
- a CDS encoding ABC transporter ATP-binding protein: protein MLKLIDVDKYFYKNTPNEIQVFNKLNLEVDDGDFITIVGSNGAGKSTLLNLIAGAYPVDSGSVVIDDLDVTSYPEYKRSRYIGRVFQNPLLGTAPSMTIDENLSIAYSKGAGLNLKMGLNKKNREFFKEKLAELGLGLENRLKTKVGLLSGGQRQALTLLMATFAKPKLLLLDEHTAALDPRTANIINEITNKIIYENKLTTLMVTHNLEHALEFGNRIIMMHQGRIVLDLKEEKKNLTVDKLLKMFNEVNGAEFVDDRVMLA from the coding sequence ATGTTAAAGCTTATAGATGTTGATAAATATTTTTATAAAAATACCCCTAATGAGATTCAAGTATTCAATAAATTGAATCTTGAAGTAGATGACGGTGATTTTATAACGATTGTGGGCAGCAATGGCGCAGGCAAATCTACGCTCCTCAATCTGATAGCTGGAGCATATCCTGTTGACAGCGGCTCTGTTGTCATCGATGATTTGGATGTGACATCGTATCCTGAATATAAAAGGTCCAGATACATTGGCAGAGTTTTCCAAAACCCTCTTTTAGGAACAGCTCCATCCATGACTATTGATGAAAATTTGTCAATTGCGTATTCAAAAGGTGCTGGGCTAAACCTTAAAATGGGGCTTAACAAGAAAAATAGGGAATTTTTCAAGGAAAAGCTGGCTGAATTAGGATTAGGCCTGGAAAACAGGTTGAAGACAAAAGTTGGGCTTTTATCTGGAGGACAGAGGCAGGCATTGACACTTCTTATGGCTACATTTGCAAAACCTAAGTTGCTTTTATTGGATGAGCATACTGCTGCTTTAGATCCAAGGACTGCCAATATAATAAATGAAATTACAAATAAGATCATTTACGAAAACAAGTTGACTACGCTTATGGTTACTCACAATTTGGAGCACGCTTTGGAGTTTGGGAATAGGATAATAATGATGCATCAAGGACGTATAGTGCTTGATTTAAAGGAAGAAAAGAAGAATCTTACAGTAGATAAGCTTTTGAAGATGTTTAATGAAGTCAATGGCGCTGAATTTGTAGACGATAGAGTGATGTTGGCTTAG
- a CDS encoding HutP family protein, which yields MKEIRSIDVARVAIRMAMSRREDEAVLKEKYGKEGIKVAAVDYGGEYINSISKIIERAVVAAKREGVVEDNHVGEGAVAGATHEAIMQLKDKAMGLNIGGKIGIAFYGEHLCVCAFFAVGMLNLNEVAIGLGHRSLKY from the coding sequence ATGAAAGAAATAAGGAGCATAGATGTTGCAAGAGTAGCCATAAGAATGGCTATGTCAAGGAGAGAAGACGAAGCCGTATTAAAGGAGAAGTATGGGAAAGAGGGCATCAAGGTAGCGGCTGTGGATTATGGCGGCGAATACATTAATTCAATTTCAAAGATAATAGAAAGGGCAGTTGTGGCGGCAAAAAGAGAAGGTGTTGTGGAGGACAATCATGTGGGAGAAGGCGCTGTTGCAGGTGCAACACATGAAGCGATAATGCAGCTAAAAGATAAAGCAATGGGGCTTAATATAGGTGGCAAGATTGGAATAGCATTTTACGGCGAACACCTTTGTGTCTGTGCATTTTTCGCCGTTGGAATGCTAAACTTAAACGAAGTCGCCATTGGACTTGGGCATAGATCTCTTAAATATTGA
- a CDS encoding ABC transporter substrate-binding protein, with product MRKSLKRASMLLGIVMAASLLFSGCSKNTSATSSDKINVGALFELTGQVASYGTSEYNAVKLYIDDVNKNGGVLGKQINLIKADNKSATDESINQATKLIVEDNVVAILGPATTGNTKAASSIALSKNIPLITPSGTSFDVTVDPNTNKVKSEIFRACYTDPYQGKVMGEFAAKDLSAKTAVIYIDDKSDYSKGLAQSFKDQFEKLGGKVIDQEAYVAGDQDFKSTLTKIKGLNADVIFIPGYYQDTAKIAKQAREMGINTPLLGGDGWDSPDLLKIAGASALNNVYYSNHFISTDPDPTVQDFIKKYKDAYGTEPDAFAALAYDSAGMLVQAIKDANSTDPAKITEALANLKNFKGVTGNISIDAQHNPIKQTVIIELKDGKQTLKKKVSAE from the coding sequence ATGAGAAAATCGTTAAAAAGAGCATCAATGCTTTTGGGCATCGTAATGGCAGCTTCACTTTTGTTTTCTGGCTGCAGCAAAAATACCAGCGCTACAAGCAGTGATAAAATAAACGTAGGAGCCCTTTTTGAATTGACAGGACAAGTAGCCTCATACGGAACTTCTGAGTACAATGCGGTAAAGCTGTATATAGATGATGTCAATAAGAACGGCGGCGTTCTTGGCAAGCAGATTAACCTCATTAAAGCTGACAATAAATCTGCAACAGATGAATCAATAAATCAGGCCACAAAGCTTATCGTTGAAGACAACGTAGTGGCAATATTAGGACCTGCCACAACAGGCAATACGAAAGCGGCTTCTTCGATAGCATTAAGCAAAAACATACCTCTTATAACTCCATCTGGCACGTCTTTTGATGTTACTGTCGATCCAAACACAAATAAAGTAAAAAGTGAAATATTCAGGGCATGTTACACAGACCCATATCAAGGTAAAGTAATGGGCGAATTTGCCGCAAAAGATCTAAGCGCAAAAACTGCTGTAATATACATTGACGACAAAAGCGATTACAGCAAAGGCCTTGCTCAAAGCTTCAAAGATCAATTTGAAAAACTTGGAGGAAAAGTCATAGATCAAGAAGCCTATGTAGCAGGGGATCAAGATTTCAAATCGACGCTTACTAAGATAAAAGGATTAAACGCTGACGTCATATTCATACCAGGATACTATCAAGACACAGCAAAGATAGCAAAGCAAGCAAGAGAAATGGGCATAAATACGCCTTTACTTGGTGGCGACGGTTGGGATTCACCTGATCTATTAAAGATAGCAGGAGCATCTGCATTAAACAACGTTTATTACAGCAACCACTTTATATCGACAGATCCTGATCCAACTGTTCAAGACTTCATAAAGAAGTACAAAGATGCTTACGGTACAGAACCTGATGCTTTTGCCGCTTTGGCATACGACTCAGCAGGCATGTTGGTACAGGCAATAAAAGATGCAAATTCAACTGACCCAGCAAAGATAACGGAAGCCTTGGCAAATCTTAAAAACTTCAAAGGTGTTACAGGCAATATTTCCATAGATGCGCAACACAATCCTATAAAGCAGACAGTAATCATAGAATTGAAGGACGGTAAACAGACACTTAAGAAAAAAGTAAGTGCTGAATAA
- a CDS encoding branched-chain amino acid ABC transporter permease, which translates to MKTFIEQLINGLSLGSIYALIALGYTMVYGIMKLINFAHGDIYMVGAFTGFFASTYFHLGFIPSLLLAMLVSLLLGVTIERVAYRPLRDKSKISILITAIGVSLLLENGGIIILSPQVRTYPQIFQQHMYSFFNGIITISNQQIVIFVVSIIMMVGLQIIIYKTKIGKAMRAVSTDPDAARLMGVNVDRTVSFTFAIGSALAAVAGVLVGIYYNSIDPLMGIMPGLKAFIAAVLGGIGIIPGAMVGGLLMGVIEALVSGYGSSLYRDGVSFAILIIILLIKPTGLFGKNVREKV; encoded by the coding sequence ATGAAGACATTTATTGAACAGCTTATAAATGGTTTATCATTAGGCAGCATATACGCACTTATCGCCCTTGGATATACCATGGTTTACGGCATAATGAAACTTATAAATTTTGCTCATGGCGATATATACATGGTAGGTGCTTTTACAGGATTTTTCGCATCCACATACTTTCACCTTGGATTTATACCATCTCTCCTATTGGCAATGTTAGTAAGCCTTTTGCTTGGCGTTACAATAGAGCGTGTAGCATACAGGCCCTTAAGAGATAAATCAAAAATATCAATATTGATTACAGCCATCGGCGTCTCTCTTTTGCTGGAAAACGGAGGCATAATCATTCTATCCCCACAAGTCAGGACGTATCCGCAGATTTTTCAGCAGCACATGTACTCATTTTTCAATGGAATAATCACCATATCAAATCAGCAGATCGTCATATTTGTCGTATCCATAATCATGATGGTAGGACTTCAGATAATAATCTATAAGACAAAGATCGGAAAAGCCATGAGGGCCGTCTCTACAGACCCTGACGCTGCAAGGCTTATGGGCGTAAATGTAGATAGGACCGTTTCATTTACATTTGCCATAGGCTCTGCCCTTGCCGCTGTTGCAGGCGTATTAGTTGGCATATACTACAACTCCATAGATCCCCTAATGGGTATAATGCCAGGCTTAAAAGCATTCATAGCAGCAGTATTAGGCGGAATAGGCATAATACCAGGTGCTATGGTAGGAGGGCTTTTGATGGGCGTCATAGAAGCGCTTGTTTCAGGCTATGGCAGCTCACTATACAGAGATGGCGTTTCATTCGCAATACTCATAATCATATTGCTAATTAAGCCAACAGGGCTCTTTGGCAAAAATGTAAGAGAGAAAGTGTAG
- a CDS encoding ABC transporter ATP-binding protein, whose protein sequence is MSLLSIKDVSIDFGGIKALIDVNIELEKGSLTGLIGPNGAGKSTVFNIITGIYKPTSGKVTFDGKAISQKPYSNTKLGIARTFQNIRLFKNLTVLDNVKIAEHIHVQYGLLSSFLQYKKYLDGEKAQDDEAINLLKIFNLDKHALNLAKNLPYGEQRRLEIARALATKPKLLLLDEPAAGMNPQETKELSDTIRFIRDKFDITILLIEHDMSLVMDLCEDIYVMNYGKIIAHGTPDEIKKNPEVIAAYLGEEDIDESEILSIEGGA, encoded by the coding sequence GTGAGTTTACTGTCAATTAAAGACGTATCTATAGACTTTGGCGGCATAAAAGCCTTGATAGACGTCAATATAGAGCTGGAAAAAGGCTCCCTTACGGGGCTTATAGGCCCAAATGGTGCAGGAAAATCAACAGTATTCAACATAATAACCGGTATATACAAACCTACATCAGGGAAAGTGACGTTTGACGGAAAAGCCATATCTCAAAAGCCGTACAGCAACACGAAGCTTGGCATAGCAAGGACATTTCAAAACATTCGGTTATTTAAAAATCTAACCGTACTTGACAACGTCAAGATAGCTGAGCACATTCACGTACAATACGGACTTTTAAGCTCATTTCTGCAGTACAAGAAATACTTAGACGGCGAAAAAGCGCAAGATGATGAAGCAATAAACTTACTCAAAATCTTCAATCTCGATAAACACGCCTTAAACCTTGCCAAAAATCTGCCATACGGCGAGCAGAGAAGGCTGGAAATAGCGAGGGCACTAGCGACAAAGCCAAAGCTTTTACTTTTAGACGAACCTGCAGCAGGAATGAATCCACAAGAGACGAAAGAGCTTTCAGATACAATACGATTCATAAGAGACAAATTTGACATAACGATTCTCTTGATAGAGCACGACATGTCGTTGGTGATGGATCTTTGCGAAGACATATACGTCATGAACTACGGGAAAATAATCGCCCATGGCACACCAGATGAAATAAAGAAAAACCCAGAAGTAATAGCAGCATACCTTGGAGAAGAAGACATTGATGAAAGCGAAATTTTATCAATAGAAGGAGGTGCTTAA
- a CDS encoding ABC transporter permease — protein MSFAISTLEQGLVYGIMALGVYISFKIINFADLTVEGSFTLGAAVTAKLITSGANPVFSIFISIIAGGLAGLITGFLNTKLKITELLAGILTMTALYSINLRIMGKSNIPMLSNKSIFDYFDFAGGYKNILFFGLIVVFILLLTNYFLQTRTGFALRATGNNQQMVRSMGINTNATITLGLVISNAYIALAGSLVSQYQGFADAGMGIGTLVAGLASVIIGEVLIRERNILWAVISAVVGSIVYRSAIAIALTIGFNPTDLKLLTAILVVVALSLPGLKKIVLSSN, from the coding sequence ATGTCTTTTGCCATTTCTACATTAGAGCAGGGGCTTGTCTATGGCATAATGGCACTTGGTGTCTATATATCTTTTAAGATAATAAATTTTGCTGATTTGACTGTAGAGGGCAGCTTCACTTTAGGAGCTGCCGTCACAGCAAAACTCATAACAAGCGGTGCAAACCCTGTTTTTTCTATTTTTATTTCCATCATTGCTGGGGGATTGGCCGGTTTAATCACGGGATTTTTGAATACGAAGCTTAAAATTACGGAGCTATTAGCGGGGATACTTACGATGACTGCTCTTTACTCTATAAACTTGCGCATAATGGGAAAGTCAAACATACCTATGCTTAGCAATAAATCCATATTTGACTACTTTGATTTTGCCGGAGGCTATAAAAACATATTATTTTTTGGACTTATTGTCGTTTTTATATTGCTTTTGACAAATTATTTTTTGCAGACGCGGACTGGATTTGCGTTAAGAGCTACAGGAAACAACCAGCAGATGGTTCGCAGCATGGGAATAAACACAAATGCTACGATTACGCTGGGACTTGTAATATCAAATGCGTATATTGCCTTGGCAGGCTCTCTTGTGTCGCAGTATCAAGGCTTTGCCGATGCTGGCATGGGCATTGGAACACTTGTCGCAGGACTTGCCTCTGTCATTATCGGTGAAGTATTGATAAGAGAGAGAAATATATTGTGGGCAGTGATTTCTGCCGTTGTAGGATCGATAGTCTACAGGAGCGCAATAGCGATAGCGCTTACAATAGGATTTAATCCGACAGATCTAAAACTTTTGACTGCCATATTAGTAGTTGTGGCATTGTCACTGCCTGGGTTGAAGAAAATTGTTTTAAGCTCTAACTGA